The nucleotide window GGCGATGGCCACGTCACGGGCAGGGCTGAGCAGTTCCAGGTGATTCTTTGGAAGGGACATATCGTTATATTTTCGGGCTGCCACGGTTTAGGCGGGCATTGTAGCGGCGAAACGGGCTGGCGGCACCATCGGGGTGCCGGGAGGTGTATTGCTTTTACCGGCCCTATCGCCGGCAAGCCAGCTCCCACAGAAATTGCATAGGGCTGGAGGCCGATGCGGTCGAGGTGGGAGCTGGCTTGCCAGCGATAGGGCCCTTGCAGGTAGCTCAGCGCTTGGCAGCCATCGCCGTGACTTCTACGCGCATGCCTTCAAATGCCAACGAAGCCACACCCACGGCCGCCCGCACCGGCCATGGCTTGCTGAAGAAGCGCTGGTACACCTCGTTGAATGCGGCGCGGTCGGCCATGTCGGTCAGGTAGATGGTCAGGTGCAGCACACGGTCCATGCCGCTGCCGGCCTTTTCCAGCGCTACTTTCAGCGCCTGCAGGGTGCATTCGCTTTGCTCGACGATGCCGCCCAGCTCCAGGCTGCCATCGGCGTGGGTCGGAATCTGGGTAGTGACCAGCACGCCGTTGAACTCGGCGACGTCGGACGAAATCGACTCGGCGTCCGGGTCCGGGGTGTAGATGATGTCTGCATGTGCCATGGTGTGTTTTGCCTTGCGACGGAAGGATTGTTATTCGCCTAAATTTCAGTGACCATCTGTCAGGGCTAGCAATTACGGTGCTTTTGTCCTGATATGGTTTAACTATACCCCCACTACCGGGGAGTGTATATAGTGATTTGTGGTGGTATGATCCGCGCTAATCGTACCCTCATGCCGCAACGGATACCCCCAGTGTCAGATCAAGCCCAGCCCCCTAAAAAGCGCGCTAGCAGCGACGACGCAGCCCGCGACATAAACGAGC belongs to Pseudomonas putida NBRC 14164 and includes:
- a CDS encoding RidA family protein; this translates as MAHADIIYTPDPDAESISSDVAEFNGVLVTTQIPTHADGSLELGGIVEQSECTLQALKVALEKAGSGMDRVLHLTIYLTDMADRAAFNEVYQRFFSKPWPVRAAVGVASLAFEGMRVEVTAMAAKR